The following is a genomic window from Equus asinus isolate D_3611 breed Donkey chromosome 3, EquAss-T2T_v2, whole genome shotgun sequence.
CCCAATTTTAGCCTCCTTTTCACAGAGACCCAGTGGAGTCTTGGCCTGTGCAGCTGGGAGAAATGGACCCAGGCTTGAGACTGTAGCTGGGAGGGTGCAGGGCCCGGGCCAAACCGCAGGTGAGGTGAGGATGCTGTTGCTGTCATTGGTCTTTCCGCAGGAGAGTAGGGAAGCAGTGGCCGAGGGGAGAGTTGACTGTTCAGTGATGTCTATGTGTTGACCAGGAAAGCCTCAGCTCTTCCAGAATCCGCTGGCCTGACCTGGCGACCCATTCACATGCATTTAAGGCATTTGCACATTGCAACTTGTTGAATGTAACCACTTTTCATACCATCTGGGAAACAAGAGATCTTTCTAGGAACCTGGGGGGATTCTCTTCTCTCCAAATGACCTGTTCTGGTTTAGGAAGGAGATCTTTCTAACGTTAGGTTTCTCTTGGGCCTTTCCTTCTAACAGCAGTTGTCTTCCCATAGTTTGGGTAAAATTGATGCAGGCATGAAAGTATTAGTGGGAGTGTGAGCTTATTAGGGTATTTTTATGAAGTGTGCCTCTAGGGAGCGATCAAAAACTGGCCGCTCAGTCATAGAAATATATGCAACTCTGAGAATGCGGAGAAGTTGCGTTTTGCAAGGTAAGGTGACAAGGATTTGTTGCAGAATAGGGAAGGGGAGGGCTCATTGGACTCTGTATTTTCTCAGTTGAAAAGCAGTCTAATCCTCACTAACCCCTCCCTGCTTAAGAGGGCTGAGGAGACCTCAGAAACAGGGCAAACGAAGGTGTTCCACTGCCTCCATCCCCAGCACGAATGGCAGGGGCAGAGGTCTGCTTTCGGGCAATTtgattgagaaaaataaatttatttaatggcATAACATTCTAGCTTAAAAATAGGGAGTTATCGGAGGCAAAAAGAATAACCTTCAAGAAACATGGACCCTTCTCATTCCTTTCATTTCCAAACACAGCAGAACTCCATCATCTTGAGCAAACTACACCGATTCATGCTTTATAATGATCTTAGCTCCTTTTTAAAGTGACCCCTTTCCAGAGGCCGCAGCCAAAACATTCACCCcactgggaaagagaaaaaagtcaaactcaaatCAGCTTGGCACTGCCTGCCTCTCACAAAACGCCATGGAGATGCCGTTCTTGAGGGTCTATAGGTCAtttctccttaatattttttgcTCTACAAGAATCTTCTGCGGAGCAGGCAGGCAGTTCTCCGTGCTTTTTTCTCTCGCAAATTTCCCAGGTGGAGACAGTCGTAGGCATTAGGAGCAGGGTTAGTGACCGCAAAAGAGGGAAACCGCTAATTACCAAAGTCCCTTTTGATCTCTCCGGGCCATTTGGCCCTTGACGCTAGAGGCCCTGATATCGGCTCTTTCCCAGAACTGGACCCAACTAGCGCGTCCAGAGCCTTGAGAATCCAACGTTGGGTCTAAGTTAACGTGGACGCCGAGGTCTGGATCGTCAGACTTAAAAAATCTCCAAGGACTCCCCAGATTTTAACACCAGCAGCTGAGCTGGTGCTACTGGAAGCGAACGAACCGCCCGTATGCGGGGTGTTCGATTAGTTTCAGCAACTCGCTAGTACGGCGCTTTTCTCTAAATTTGGGAGGGAGACTGGGGAAATCGTGATTTTAAATTTCCACGTCCACTGCCTCTGTTTCTCCACCTTTTTCCTTGGATTCGTTTGTGGGGAATggacttttcttctctttgctgggACCCTAATGTGATTCGGGATTGTTTGTGAAATGAACAAAAGTCGCCGACGCGTGGGACGACTGGGACAGAGCGCCGATGGCAGACCGGGGATGCCGGCAACGGCTGGGCCGCCGAGAATAATTGGGAGCCGGTCTCCTCCCCGCCTGGTCTCCATGGCCCCCTTCATCTTCCAGGTAAGATGAATGGCCCTTCATCCATCATCCGCAGcgagccccctcccccaggccagcgGAGAATCTGCTCGCGGATGAAACCTATTAACCCCTAACTGCGCGGCTTTGTGGAGCCAACTGAGCCTCTCCATTGTGGCCTTTGTCCGCGGAATATAAGCCTTTACATAATGCAGTAGCGCGGGACTCTGCGCAGGGTCGGGGCACCGCGTGCCCAGCCTGGCGCTGACAGCGCGTCGGCAGCTCCCTCACCGCTGCGCCCGGGGACCACCCTCGCCGAGGCACCGCGCTCACCGCGGGCGCTCGGGCAAGGGGCGCAGCGCCTCGTCCTTCCCTGGCCACCTCCGGGTGGCTGCGCTTTAATAGAAAACGATGAAGTTTTGGAGAGTGAACTGAAGCTGTGTCCAGGTGACCCTGAAGCCGGACAAACAAACTTGACACTAATCCGGCTTTCCAGGCGGAGATTGGGGACCTCGCCGTTTTCCACGCTGACCGTTGGGAGCCGCGCGCTCAACGGTCACTGGGGCCTCGGAGCGCGGGGGCCTCGAGGGTTCCAATTGCTGCGCGCGGGGCCTGGATGCGCGGGTCGTTGCTCCACTCGCGCACCCGAAAGCAAGAGGGATTCGGGGGCATTTAAAGGGCAGGAGGATGCGCGAGGCGTACGGGATTGCGGCTCCAGGAAATTTGGGAAGGAATCCGCTGGCATTCGAGGCGCACGCACTTCGCACAGTAAATGCAAACACTTTAGTAAGCCGAGGTTTCTGGGCGTCCCATCCTTTAGAGGGAAGTGGTTCTGCTCAGAAACCCTAGCTGTAGGGGACTCTCCACCGATAACGCTCCCAAAGTTCCAGGAACGCGCCCCAATCCAGACAGGTGTAAGACCTTTCATGCGGCCACACCTCTACTCTCCAAAAACAGCCGCTTAAAGGCCAGAGAAGCTTAGGTCTCCAGCGCAAGAAGGAGCCACATCTGCAAGAGGTCGCCGAGCGGAATCCGGGAGCCCGGAGGCCCGCCTCCTTCCAAAGAGCGGCTGGTCCTGCAAGTACCCCGCTACAAGCGGGCTCGCCGCCGGCGCCCAATCAGCGCTCTCGTCGGGTCTGTGACGCCGTCGGCCCCGCCCCCTCGACGGCCTTAAAAGGCCTCGGCGAAGGCGGAGAGCAGGAGCACTGCGCGGTTCTGCGTCCCGCCACGGCCTCCAGGTGCGTTCCTTCGCCTGCTCCTCGCAGCGCCGGTCCAGCTGTCCCCGCGGTCCGCCGCCGCCAGTTCCTCATCCTCCTCAATCCCCAGGGCGGTGCGGCCAAGCCAATCTCCAGGCTTCTccgcttttcttttttctctccctcccgcCTCGGCCACCCCGGTTCCCGCCGCCCTGGGCCGCTGGCCTGCAGGTGAGCAGCAGCGCCGCGCCCCGGTCCGGCGAGCTCACCTTGCCCTGCctggcccggcccggcccggcccatgCCAGAGCGGCGGCGGTCCCCTCAAGACTCCCTTTTCCCTGCAGGATGAAGAACCCGATGCTGGAAGCGGTGTCTCTACTGCTGGAGAAGCTGCTCCTCATCTCCAACTTCAAGCTCTTCAGTTGGGCGGTCCAGGGAGAAGACGAGAAGAGGAACCGCATCTGTGAGATCAACTCTTTACTCCGCGGCGACGTGCTGGAAGTGCGCCGAACCCACGTGACCCACTTTGGTATCTACCTGGGCGACAACCGCGTCGCCCACATGATGCCCGACATCCTGTTGGCTCTGACCAACGACAAGGGTCTCACGCAGAAGGTGGTCTCCAACAAGCGTCTCCTCCTGGGCGTCATTTGCAGGGTGGCCAGCATCCGCGTGGACACAGTGGAGGACTTCGCCTACGGAGCCGACATCCTGGTCAATCACCTGGACAAGGCCCTCAAGAAAAAAGCGCTGCTCAACGAAGAGGTGGCTCAGAGGGCGGAGAAGCTGTTGGGCTTTACTCCCTACAGCCTCCTGTGGAACAACTGCGAACACTTCGTGACCTACTGCAGATTCGGCACCTCGATCAGCCCCCAGGCCGACAGGGTAAGACGTGTGACTCGCTGGTGGCTCGGTGGGGAAGCCTCCTCCCATCCCTAACCTTTTCTCTCTCCTAGGAGCAAAGATTGAGTTCTAGATTGAGTAACGAACGTTCCGATGTTCCTGAGGGAGGCCGAGTGAATAAATCAATGGCTATGTGCTTTGCAGGATATCTCGAAATGCGCTGTGAAAGAGTGTGGCAGTGCTGCTCCAGCGATTCCAGAGAGCTGCCCGTTAATGCTGCAGAAGTCGTAGGGTGTCCACACAGCGTAGCTGAAATGCCAAAGGGCGGGGTCACAGAAAATTTGTGGCCGTGTGCTTGCAACGTTTCCCAAGAATTGCAGTTGAAAGGGAGGTGTCCAGAGTGCATATATAATCCATGATACTATATACAAATTTTTGTGCCGTTAAAATAGGAAAGCATGCAGTTTTCTCCCTCTGTAAGCTGCGGAGAGTGAATTCCCTTTGCTTAATATAAATATCAAGATTCCTATTAAGAAGACCCCCCTAGTAGGTCACTTAAACCTGTGTCTGGGCTTCAGAGCAGTCTTTGGTAATCTGAATCCTTTCTGTGTTGGCTTTAATCCCCATCTACACTCCCTCAGTAGTTAAGCATCCTTTACTCATTAGC
Proteins encoded in this region:
- the LRAT gene encoding lecithin retinol acyltransferase; protein product: MKNPMLEAVSLLLEKLLLISNFKLFSWAVQGEDEKRNRICEINSLLRGDVLEVRRTHVTHFGIYLGDNRVAHMMPDILLALTNDKGLTQKVVSNKRLLLGVICRVASIRVDTVEDFAYGADILVNHLDKALKKKALLNEEVAQRAEKLLGFTPYSLLWNNCEHFVTYCRFGTSISPQADRFCETVKIIIRDQRSVLASAVLGLASVVYLGLASYTALPAIFIPFCLWMVG